In Amia ocellicauda isolate fAmiCal2 chromosome 16, fAmiCal2.hap1, whole genome shotgun sequence, the following proteins share a genomic window:
- the fign gene encoding fidgetin isoform X2 — protein sequence MQWTPEHAQWAEQHFDITSTTRSPAHKAEAYRGHLQRTYQYAWANDDISALTASNLLKKYAEKYSGILEGPNERALLSSYSDGAPGLLNGRKIENDSWQPSINSDGVYPMNCVPDVISASKAGVTTALPTADVSASIGSSPGVASNLTEPSYSNSNCGSHTVASLHSGLPSQEYATGYNGSYLHSSYSGQSAPALPSPHPSPLHSSGLLQPPPPPPPPTLVPGYNTGSPNLSSYNYPSTGYPPQTAVAPGYSPGGAPPPSAYLPSGIPAPTPLPPSTVPGYTYQSHNLAPIAPTPLNSSSANSLKRKAFYMTGQAEMDSSYGNFSYSQQRSSQSPMYRMPDNSISNTSRGNGFDRNAETSSLAFKPTKQLMSSEQQRKFSSQSSRALTPPSYSSAKSSLGGSRSSEPFGKFSSPVMSEHSDEHRQHLSHPMPGSGIGTATSSTRPAEEQLKNTDPHLVELVTNEIINQGPPVDWSDIAGLDLAKATIKEEVLWPMLRPDVFSGVSALPRSILLFGPQGTGRMLLGRCIASQLGAAFFRISGSALVTKWLGEGEKVVHASFLVARCRQPSVIFISEIDMLLSSQLSEESPINRIKTELLMQLDSILTSAEDQIVVICSTSKPEEIDESMRRYFMKRLLIPLPDSTARHQIIIQLLSQHNYCLNDKEVALLVQRTEGFSGLDVARLCQEAMVGPLHAMQGTDLSAIMPSQLRPVTYQDFENVFCKIQPSISQKELDTYTEWNKMFGCSQ from the coding sequence ATGCAGTGGACCCCAGAGCATGCACAGTGGGCAGAACAGCACTTTGACATCACCTCAACTACCCGCTCTCCAGCACACAAAGCAGAGGCATACCGGGGCCATTTACAACGTACCTATCAGTACGCCTGGGCCAACGATGACATTTCTGCACTGACTGCCTCAAACCTGTTGAAAAAATATGCAGAGAAGTACTCTGGAATTTTAGAAGGTCCCAACGAAAGGGCACTACTAAGTTCTTACTCTGACGGTGCTCCGGGTCTTTTGAACGGAAGGAAGATTGAAAACGATTCCTGGCAGCCTTCTATAAACTCAGACGGGGTTTATCCTATGAACTGTGTTCCAGATGTTATTTCTGCAAGTAAAGCTGGAGTGACAACTGCCCTACCTACAGCAGATGTCTCTGCCAGCATTGGCAGTTCTCCAGGGGTAGCCAGCAATTTGACGGAGCCCAGTTATTCCAACAGCAACTGCGGAAGTCACACAGTAGCCAGTCTTCATTCGGGACTCCCGTCTCAGGAATATGCCACTGGTTACAACGGCTCTTATCTGCATTCCAGTTATAGTGGGCAGTCAGCACCTGCCCTTCCTTCGCCTCATCCGTCACCTTTGCACAGCTCTGGACTTTTGCAGCCACCgcctccaccccctccccctaCTCTGGTACCAGGCTACAACACTGGGTCTCCCAACCTATCCAGCTACAATTACCCATCTACTGGCTATCCTCCACAAACTGCTGTTGCCCCCGGTTATAGCCCTGGGGGGGCACCCCCTCCTTCTGCTTATTTACCATCGGGCATCCCGGCACCTacacccctccctccctccactgTCCCGGGTTACACCTATCAGTCCCATAACCTTGCACCAATTGCACCCACCCCTCTGAACAGCAGTTCAGCCAATTCTCTGAAAAGAAAAGCTTTCTATATGACAGGGCAAGCAGAAATGGACTCCAGTTATGGAAATTTCAGCTACAGCCAACAGCGCTCTTCTCAGAGCCCTATGTATAGAATGCCAGACAACAGCATTTCAAACACAAGCAGAGGGAATGGATTTGACAGAAATGCTGAGACGTCATCTTTAGCATTTAAGCCTACGAAGCAGCTGATGTCCTCTGAGCAGCAAAGAAAATTTAGCAGTCAGTCTAGCAGGGCGCTAACCCCTCCATCCTATAGTTCTGCAAAAAGCTCCTTGGGAGGTTCACGATCAAGTGAGCCATTTGGGAAATTCTCGTCTCCTGTAATGAGTGAGCATAGTGATGAGCACAGACAGCATCTTTCCCACCCAATGCCTGGATCGGGAATTGGCACAGCTACCTCATCCACCCGTCCTGCTGAAGAACAACTGAAGAACACTGACCCACACCTTGTGGAACTTGTGACCAATGAGATCATCAACCAGGGACCTCCCGTGGACTGGAGTGATATTGCTGGTCTGGATCTGGCCAAAGCTACAATAAAAGAGGAGGTTTTATGGCCTATGCTGAGGCCCGATGTGTTCAGCGGAGTCTCTGCGTTACCTCGGAGCATTCTTTTATTTGGACCTCAGGGAACAGGCAGAATGTTATTGGGCAGGTGCATAGCCAGTCAGCTGGGGGCTGCGTTTTTTAGGATCAGCGGCTCTGCCTTGGTGACAAAGTGGCTAGGAGAAGGAGAGAAGGTTGTCCATGCCTCTTTTCTGGTAGCACGATGTCGTCAGCCTTCTGTGATTTTCATCAGTGAGATTGACATGCTGCTTTCATCACAGCTGAGCGAGGAGAGCCCAATAAACAGAATTAAAACTGAACTCCTCATGCAGTTAGACAGTATTCTGACCTCTGCCGAGGACCAAATTGTAGTCATCTGCTCCACAAGTAAACCTGAGGAAATAGATGAGTCGATGAGAAGATACTTCATGAAACGACTTCTCATCCCATTACCTGACAGCACAGCAAGGCACCAGATAATCATTCAACTGCTCTCACAGCACAACTATTGCCTCAACGACAAAGAGGTTGCACTGCTCGTTCAGCGGACGGAAGGCTTCTCCGGACTTGATGTTGCCAGATTGTGTCAAGAAGCGATGGTTGGCCCTCTCCATGCCATGCAGGGCACTGACCTTTCAGCCATTATGCCTAGCCAGTTGAGGCCAGTCACTTATCAagactttgaaaatgttttttgcaAAATTCAGCCTAGTATATCACAGAAAGAACTTGACACATACACTGAATGGAACAAAATGTTTGGTTGTAGCCAATGA
- the fign gene encoding fidgetin isoform X1, with the protein MISSTSFYGLKMQWTPEHAQWAEQHFDITSTTRSPAHKAEAYRGHLQRTYQYAWANDDISALTASNLLKKYAEKYSGILEGPNERALLSSYSDGAPGLLNGRKIENDSWQPSINSDGVYPMNCVPDVISASKAGVTTALPTADVSASIGSSPGVASNLTEPSYSNSNCGSHTVASLHSGLPSQEYATGYNGSYLHSSYSGQSAPALPSPHPSPLHSSGLLQPPPPPPPPTLVPGYNTGSPNLSSYNYPSTGYPPQTAVAPGYSPGGAPPPSAYLPSGIPAPTPLPPSTVPGYTYQSHNLAPIAPTPLNSSSANSLKRKAFYMTGQAEMDSSYGNFSYSQQRSSQSPMYRMPDNSISNTSRGNGFDRNAETSSLAFKPTKQLMSSEQQRKFSSQSSRALTPPSYSSAKSSLGGSRSSEPFGKFSSPVMSEHSDEHRQHLSHPMPGSGIGTATSSTRPAEEQLKNTDPHLVELVTNEIINQGPPVDWSDIAGLDLAKATIKEEVLWPMLRPDVFSGVSALPRSILLFGPQGTGRMLLGRCIASQLGAAFFRISGSALVTKWLGEGEKVVHASFLVARCRQPSVIFISEIDMLLSSQLSEESPINRIKTELLMQLDSILTSAEDQIVVICSTSKPEEIDESMRRYFMKRLLIPLPDSTARHQIIIQLLSQHNYCLNDKEVALLVQRTEGFSGLDVARLCQEAMVGPLHAMQGTDLSAIMPSQLRPVTYQDFENVFCKIQPSISQKELDTYTEWNKMFGCSQ; encoded by the coding sequence GCTTAAAGATGCAGTGGACCCCAGAGCATGCACAGTGGGCAGAACAGCACTTTGACATCACCTCAACTACCCGCTCTCCAGCACACAAAGCAGAGGCATACCGGGGCCATTTACAACGTACCTATCAGTACGCCTGGGCCAACGATGACATTTCTGCACTGACTGCCTCAAACCTGTTGAAAAAATATGCAGAGAAGTACTCTGGAATTTTAGAAGGTCCCAACGAAAGGGCACTACTAAGTTCTTACTCTGACGGTGCTCCGGGTCTTTTGAACGGAAGGAAGATTGAAAACGATTCCTGGCAGCCTTCTATAAACTCAGACGGGGTTTATCCTATGAACTGTGTTCCAGATGTTATTTCTGCAAGTAAAGCTGGAGTGACAACTGCCCTACCTACAGCAGATGTCTCTGCCAGCATTGGCAGTTCTCCAGGGGTAGCCAGCAATTTGACGGAGCCCAGTTATTCCAACAGCAACTGCGGAAGTCACACAGTAGCCAGTCTTCATTCGGGACTCCCGTCTCAGGAATATGCCACTGGTTACAACGGCTCTTATCTGCATTCCAGTTATAGTGGGCAGTCAGCACCTGCCCTTCCTTCGCCTCATCCGTCACCTTTGCACAGCTCTGGACTTTTGCAGCCACCgcctccaccccctccccctaCTCTGGTACCAGGCTACAACACTGGGTCTCCCAACCTATCCAGCTACAATTACCCATCTACTGGCTATCCTCCACAAACTGCTGTTGCCCCCGGTTATAGCCCTGGGGGGGCACCCCCTCCTTCTGCTTATTTACCATCGGGCATCCCGGCACCTacacccctccctccctccactgTCCCGGGTTACACCTATCAGTCCCATAACCTTGCACCAATTGCACCCACCCCTCTGAACAGCAGTTCAGCCAATTCTCTGAAAAGAAAAGCTTTCTATATGACAGGGCAAGCAGAAATGGACTCCAGTTATGGAAATTTCAGCTACAGCCAACAGCGCTCTTCTCAGAGCCCTATGTATAGAATGCCAGACAACAGCATTTCAAACACAAGCAGAGGGAATGGATTTGACAGAAATGCTGAGACGTCATCTTTAGCATTTAAGCCTACGAAGCAGCTGATGTCCTCTGAGCAGCAAAGAAAATTTAGCAGTCAGTCTAGCAGGGCGCTAACCCCTCCATCCTATAGTTCTGCAAAAAGCTCCTTGGGAGGTTCACGATCAAGTGAGCCATTTGGGAAATTCTCGTCTCCTGTAATGAGTGAGCATAGTGATGAGCACAGACAGCATCTTTCCCACCCAATGCCTGGATCGGGAATTGGCACAGCTACCTCATCCACCCGTCCTGCTGAAGAACAACTGAAGAACACTGACCCACACCTTGTGGAACTTGTGACCAATGAGATCATCAACCAGGGACCTCCCGTGGACTGGAGTGATATTGCTGGTCTGGATCTGGCCAAAGCTACAATAAAAGAGGAGGTTTTATGGCCTATGCTGAGGCCCGATGTGTTCAGCGGAGTCTCTGCGTTACCTCGGAGCATTCTTTTATTTGGACCTCAGGGAACAGGCAGAATGTTATTGGGCAGGTGCATAGCCAGTCAGCTGGGGGCTGCGTTTTTTAGGATCAGCGGCTCTGCCTTGGTGACAAAGTGGCTAGGAGAAGGAGAGAAGGTTGTCCATGCCTCTTTTCTGGTAGCACGATGTCGTCAGCCTTCTGTGATTTTCATCAGTGAGATTGACATGCTGCTTTCATCACAGCTGAGCGAGGAGAGCCCAATAAACAGAATTAAAACTGAACTCCTCATGCAGTTAGACAGTATTCTGACCTCTGCCGAGGACCAAATTGTAGTCATCTGCTCCACAAGTAAACCTGAGGAAATAGATGAGTCGATGAGAAGATACTTCATGAAACGACTTCTCATCCCATTACCTGACAGCACAGCAAGGCACCAGATAATCATTCAACTGCTCTCACAGCACAACTATTGCCTCAACGACAAAGAGGTTGCACTGCTCGTTCAGCGGACGGAAGGCTTCTCCGGACTTGATGTTGCCAGATTGTGTCAAGAAGCGATGGTTGGCCCTCTCCATGCCATGCAGGGCACTGACCTTTCAGCCATTATGCCTAGCCAGTTGAGGCCAGTCACTTATCAagactttgaaaatgttttttgcaAAATTCAGCCTAGTATATCACAGAAAGAACTTGACACATACACTGAATGGAACAAAATGTTTGGTTGTAGCCAATGA